The Arachis hypogaea cultivar Tifrunner chromosome 16, arahy.Tifrunner.gnm2.J5K5, whole genome shotgun sequence genome contains a region encoding:
- the LOC140180412 gene encoding auxin-responsive protein SAUR23-like — translation MMMISIRLPFEKKKLMVPKGYFAVYVGEVEKKRFVIPLSFLNQPSFQQLLSMAEEEFGFTHPMGGLTIPCTQDTFIHLTSLLHAQTQ, via the coding sequence atGATGATGATTTCCATTCGCCTACcctttgaaaagaagaaattgatGGTGCCAAAAGGGTACTTTGCAGTGTATGTAGGAGAGGTTGAAAAGAAGAGATTTGTGATACCACTTTCATTCTTGAATCAGCCTTCGTTTCAACAACTGCTGAGTATGGCCGAAGAAGAATTTGGCTTCACACATCCAATGGGTGGCCTCACAATTCCTTGCACACAAGACACTTTCATTCATCTCACTTCTCTCTTGCATGCACAAACACAATGA
- the LOC112697600 gene encoding protein ENHANCED DISEASE RESISTANCE 2-like codes for MCQKRNTRRSSGNTTTNSGGTPEWISESINGGSLRHVDLHTGSNGWASPPGDVFSLRSVNYFTKQQKSPAGDYLLSPAGMDWLKSTTRIDNVLSRSDNRVSHALRKSHTLGRSLKSFVFAVNLQIPYGKDHHSAVFYFATEEPIRSGSLLDRFVNGDDRFRNERFKLVNRIVKGPWIVRKAVGNHSACLLGKAVTCNYHRGSNYLEIDVDIGSSAIANAILRIALGCVTSVTIDMGFVVEAQEEEELPERLIGAVRVCQMELGAATVVESVHSPSMAAVARGNGLAKVNHHKSADEIVGVNG; via the coding sequence ATGTGCCAAAAGAGGAACACTCGCCGGAGCTCCGGCAACACGACCACCAACAGCGGCGGAACACCGGAATGGATCTCCGAATCAATCAACGGAGGATCACTCCGCCACGTGGACCTCCACACTGGATCCAACGGCTGGGCCTCACCTCCCGGCGACGTCTTCTCCCTCCGCTCCGTCAACTACTTCACAAAACAACAAAAATCCCCCGCCGGTGACTACCTCCTCTCGCCGGCCGGCATGGACTGGCTCAAATCCACCACAAGAATCGACAACGTCCTCTCACGCTCTGACAATCGCGTGTCGCACGCGCTCAGAAAATCACACACCTTAGGTCGCTCCCTCAAGAGCTTCGTTTTCGCAGTGAACCTTCAAATTCCCTACGGTAAGGACCACCACAGTGCCGTGTTCTACTTCGCAACGGAAGAACCGATTCGGTCCGGTTCGTTATTGGACCGATTCGTTAACGGAGATGACCGGTTCAGGAACGAGCGGTTTAAGCTTGTGAACCGTATCGTGAAGGGACCGTGGATCGTTAGAAAAGCCGTTGGAAACCACAGCGCGTGTTTGTTAGGGAAAGCGGTTACGTGTAACTACCACAGAGGGAGTAACTACTTGGAAATCGACGTTGACATTGGGAGCAGTGCAATTGCGAACGCGATTTTGAGAATCGCGTTGGGGTGCGTGACGAGCGTTACGATCGATATGGGTTTTGTTGTGGAGGCGCAGGAGGAGGAGGAGCTGCCGGAGAGGTTGATTGGCGCTGTTAGGGTTTGCCAGATGGAATTGGGGGCTGCGACGGTAGTGGAGTCGGTACACTCACCGTCGATGGCTGCGGTGGCGCGTGGGAATGGGTTAGCCAAGGTGAATCACCATAAGTCTGCAGATGAGATCGTTGGAGTGAATGGataa